In Pseudomonas sp. P5_109, the genomic window GCCAGGAACCACTCCAACACCAACAACACAACGCTCAATAACGCTGGCAACAGCGGTTCCGGCAACATCGGCATCAATGTGACCACCGGCGACTTCAACCAACAGAAAAACAACCTGGCGATTGCCGTTTCGGGCGGCCGTGTAGCAGTTGCCGCAGCGGCGGCTAACCAAAGCACGTCCGGGCTGAACGTCACCAACAACGCCAGGACTGATTTCGTACCCGTGGGCGTACTCGGTCTGTCCGGCATAACCACTCAACAAGTGATGACGCTGGAAGGCTGGAAACCCCCTGTAACCAACAATGCTTCGATCACGAGCTCGATGAACAACTTCTCCGGCAACGGCGGAGCCAACGTATCGTCCGGCGTCGGCAACCAGCAAAGCAACTCGCTGTCCATCGCCGCAGGCTGCAAATCATGCCCATAATCGCGACCGTCATGAAAGCCTCGGCGACGGCGCTTTTCCTCGGTCTGAAGGCGTATCGTCCATGCATAAGACGGCCCTTTTCGCCCTGCTCTGCCTGTCTGGGCTGACCCAGGCCGCACAGATGCCGGTTGCCGCCCTGCCGGGCGGCGTGCTGGTGTACAAGCACGTACAGAGTTTGCGTGAGCGCAGGTTCAGCGACATCGTCGAACAGAAAACCGATTTCAGCTGCGGTGCCGCCGCGCTGGCAACAATACTGCGCCAGGCCTATTGGCTTGACGTCGATGAAGAGCACATCATCAAGGGCATGCTGGTCACCGCAGACCAGGACCTTGTGCGTACCCAGGGTTTTTCCATGCTGGACATGAAGCGCTACATAGAGCGCATCGGCATGCGCGCCCGGGGCTACAAGATCCCGCCTGAAAGACTCGATGCGGTGACGATTCCGGTGGTGGTACTGATGGAAATTCGCGGCTACAAGCACTTCGTGGTGTTGCAACGGGCGGACAAGAACTGGGTCTACATCGGCGACCCGGTGCTCGGTCACAAACGCTACTCCCATGATGATTTTGTCAAAGGCTGGAATGGCATTGTCTTCGCTATCATCGGCCCCGGTTACGACAAAACCAATGCGTTACGCAGTCCACCGGAGCCGCTGACTGCCAAGAACAAGATGGATAACTTCAACCCGGTCAAGGATGCTGAACTGATGGATTTTGGTTTCATACAGAGCGATTTCTTTTAATCGCCAATAAGATGATTGGGGGCAGGATGCTCCGGGAGCAGCAAATGAAAACCTCGTATTGGGTGTTCGCTACCTGTCTGGCAGCGAACACTTTAGGTTTTGCTGATGAGTTTAGTCCCATCGAAATCAAGGACCAGGAACTGGCCGAGTTGCGTGGCCGGTATGTGATGCCGGGGCGGATCATCAGCTTCGGTGTTGTCATGAGCAGTACCTGGCGCAACGCCAGTGGTGATCTGATCGGGGCAACCACCTCGATGCGACTTCAAGCCGCAACGGTCAAGCCCGAGTTCTACGTTTCAACCATCAAACACAACGGTAAAGGCGGTTCGCCCAACTCGGGTACCGGTCGTGTAACGGGTGGCGCCGGGCTGGGCACCTCTCAGGGCATCACCCAGGTCACACGGGCTGCAGGCGATGGCAACAGTTCAAACAACAAGATCGCCATCAACGTCAAAGAGGCCAGCACGGCCCCTGCGCCGGTGCCGAGCCGGGGCCAGGCACTGATAGCCGGTGAAACCATCACCGGCAGCAATGCTGCAGGCAGTGTCGCCGTGTCCGCGACCGGCGGCGGCGTTCAGGTGGCCATTACCGCCAACAACAACCAGGGCTCAAGCCTGCAACAGGTCGCCCAAGGCGGGTTGCTGCAAGACACCCGGTTGCTGGGCAGCAGCAATGTGGTCAACAACCTGACTCGACTCAGCGTCGTGCTCGACAATAAAAGCCCGAGTGCTGGTGCATTGGGCTACAACCTGAACCAACTCGCTGCATTACGGACCTTGGGGTATTGAGCTACGCTGAGACACGAGCATTGGGCACAAATGGGCGGCTTTTTCATGTACCGATTGGTATCACTGCGTGCAGTTATATGCTTGTGCTCTCTACTCCCGATGGCGATGGTGCAGGCAGCACCTGACCCGGAACTGGAGGCTCTCAAACGAGAGCTTCTGGAGTTGAAACAACGATACGAAGTCCAGCAAAAAGCCTTGGCGGTTCTTGAGCAACGGGTCCGCCAGGTCGAAGAGCAGCCCGCTTCGCCCCCGCCCAAACGCCTGGTCAAGTCCCCAGCGGACCTGAAGGGCAATCCAAACGTCGCCACCGGCACCGGTGCCGCGGCGGCTTCAGGGGGGGCCGTCGGGGGCAGCGGCAGTTCGTATGGACAATCGCTGGCCGATGACTCACAACCGGCGCAAAGCGTTTCAAACCTGTATGACGAGGCCAGCGGGTTCTTCGGCGGTGGCAAGTTCAGCGTCGAAACCGGGATAACCTACTCCCGGTACGATACCCGCCAGTTGGTCCTCAACGGTTTTCTCGCCCTGGACTCGATATTTCTCGGCGCCATCAACCTGGACCGGATAAAGGCCGACACCTGGACACTGGACCTCACCGGCCGCTACAACTTCAACAATCGCTGGCAGTTCGACCTGAACGTGCCGGTGGTCTACCGTCAATCTACGTACCAGTCCGGTGGCGGCAATAACGGCGCGGCAAACGTCACGACCGAAGATACCGTCAAGGAAGACCCGGCCATTGGCGACGTCAACTTCGGTATCGCCTACAAATTCCTCGACGAGTCGGCCAACACGCCGGATGCCGTGGCGACCTTGCGCGTCAAGGCACCGACTGGCAAAGACCCGTTCGGCATCAAGCTGGTTCGGGTGGACACCAACTCCAACCTTGCCGTGCCTGAGTCCTTGCCTACCGGTAATGGGGTCTGGTCGATCACGCCGGGGATCTCTTTGGTCAAGACCTTCGATCCGGCAGTGCTGTTCGGCAGCCTGTCGTACACGCACAACCTGGAAGAGTCTTTCGACGACATCAGCTCCAATCCGGCGCTCAAGACGCCGGGCAAAGTACGCATTGGCGACAGTTTCCAGATCGGCGCCGGTATTGCGTTTGCCCTGAACGAAAAGATGAGTATGTCGTTCTCGGTCTCTGACCTGGTGCAACGCAAAAGCAAGCTCAAGGAAGATGGCGGAGATTGGCAATCAGTGGTGTCCAGCGATGCCAACGCCGGTTACTTCAACATCGGCATGACCATTGCGGCCACCGACAACCTGACCATCGTCCCCAACCTGTCCATCGGCCTGACGGACGATGCCCCGGACTTCCAGTTCAGCCTGAAATTCCCTTACTACTTCTGACCCAAACAAAAAACCGCAGCAACTTTCATCGCAGCGTTTTTTTAGGGGCTTTCACTGGTTTGGAGGCCCGACTCGGACGCGATCCCTTGTAGGCGCTGGCTTGCCAGCGATGATCGTTAACGATGACGCGTGTGACCTGGATATACGCGGCGAACTTGAGTCCATCGCCAGCAAGCCGGCTCCTACAGTTTGGTGTTCACATCATTTCCACCAGGACGCGGTCCCGTGTAGGAGCTGGCTTGCCAGCGATGGTCGTTAACGATAACGCGCGTAAACCGGACAAACGCGGCGCACTTGAGTCCATCGCCAGCAAGCCGGCTCCTACAGTTTGGCGTTCACATCATTTCCACCAGGACGCGGTCTTTTGTAGGAGCTGGCTTGCCAGCGATGGTCGTCAACGATAACGCGTGTGGGCTGGATAAACGCGGCGCACTTGAGTCCATCGCCAGCAAGCCGGCTCCTACAGTTTGGTGTTCACATCATTTCCACCAGGACGCGGCCCCGTGTAGGAGCTGGCTTGCCAGCGATGGTCGTCAACGATAACGCGTGTGGGCTGGATAAACGCGGCGAACTTGAGTACATCGCCAGCAAGCCGGCTCCTACAGTTTGGTGTTCACATCATTTCGACTCGGACGCGGCCCCCTGTAGGAGCTGGCTTGCCAGCGATGATCGTTAACGATTACGCGTGTGACCGGGATATACGCGGCGAACTTGAGTCCATCGCCAGCAAGCTGGCTCCTACAGTTTGGTGTTCACATCATTTCCACCAGGACGCGGTCCCGTGTAGGAGCTGGCTTGCCAGCGATGGTCGTTAACGATAACGCGTGTGGACTGGATAAACGCGGCGCACTTGAGGCCATCGCCAGCAAGCCGGCTCCTACAGTTTGGCGTTCACATCATTGTCGACTCGGACGCGGTCTTTTGTAGGAGCTGGCTTGCCAGCGATGGTCGTTAACGATAACGCGTGTGGACTGGATAAACGCGGCGCACTGGAGTCCATCGCCAGCAAGCCGGCTCCTACAGTTTCCCGGGAATGCGTGAAGAAGCTTTTTTTGCAGTTGGGGTTCAGCGAATCTGATGTTTGTGCAACAACCGGTAGAAGGTCGGTCGCGACACCCCCAGTACTTTGGCGGCGACACTCAGGTTATCGCTGTGGCGGTTCAATACATCGCACAACGCCTGGCGTTCGGCCCGGGTCTTGTATTCTTCCAGGGTGCCCATCGGCGCGGCGATCGTATGCTGGCTGATCAACCCCAGGTCGCGGGCCTCGATCTGCCGGCCTTCGGCCAACACCAGCCCGCGACGAACGCGATTGGCCAGTTCACGAACATTGCCTGGCCAGTCGTGTTTGCCCATGGCAATCAAGGCATCTTCGCTGAAACTGCGTGGGCGACGCCCGGTTTCACGGCTGTAGAAATGGGAGAAGTGGTTGGCCAGCATCGACAAGTCACCATGGCGCTCGCGCAACGGTACGGTCACCACCTGCAGTACGTTCAGGCGATAATACAAATCTTCGCGAAAGCGTTTCTTCTCGATAGCGGCTTCCAGGTCGACATTCGTCGCCGCCAGAATCCGCACATCCACGGCAATCGGCTGACTGCCGCCCACTCGCTCGATGTGTTTTTCCTGGAGGAACCGCAACAGGTTGGCCTGTAGTTCCAGGGGCAGGTCCCCGATCTCGTCGAGAAACAGAGTGCCACCGTTGGCGGCTTCGATCCGTCCGACCTTGCGTTGGTGTGCGCCGGTAAATGAGCCTTTCTCATGACCAAACAACTCGGACTGGATCAAGTGTTCGGGAATCGCGCCGCAATTGATTGCAATAAAGGGTTTGCTGTGACGCTGGGACTGGCGATGCAGGGTGCGTGCGACCAGTTCCTTGCCAGTGCCGCTTTCACCGCGAATCAACACCGCAGATTCGGTTGGAGCCAGTTTGCTCAACAGTTTTCGCAGTTCACGGATAGGTTTGCTGTCGCCGAGCAATTCGTGCTCGGGTTGGTCAACATGGACCGTACCCTGGCCTCGCAACCGCGCCATGCCAAATGCCCGGCCCAACGTTACCTGAACCCGGGACACATCGAATGGCAAAGTATGAAAGTCAAAAAACCATTCACAGACGAAGTCGCCCACATTTTGCAATCGCAGCATTTCCTGATTGAGGACGGCTATCCACTCGGTACCACTGCGGCTGATCAACTCCTTGACGGCCTCGGGGTGTTCGAGGTGAAAAGGCTGCAGGCGTAACAAGCCCACGTCACAGGTTCGGTCAGCGGCGTGTTCCAGCGCGCAGCTATCAACGTCCCAACCGATAGCGCGCAATCCGGGGAGCAGACGATAGCAATCGTCGCAAGGGTCCACCACTAATAGACGTCGTGAAACAGGCGCATCACTCATGACTATTCCTTGGCGCCAAAATTAAGAAATTTTATTAAAAACAGTCATTTGGCGGACCTGACTGTAACGTTAGCAAGAACTTGACGGATCCTTGTACCGTTTGACTATAGGGTTGCCATACATCCAGTTATAAGAAGTGCTTTTGATAGTCACCTAACGACTCTTTCCTTTCATTCAGCTTTCAATGCCGGGCTCATTCCCGGGCATATGAAATAAAGTCGAAATTTCTTTTGATTTTGTGTGACCCAACTCCGGGTTGCGGGCATCAGTACAAGTAACCAGCCGAACGGTAAGCCCAACCGACGGCACATCACTTGATTGGGCATACAGAGAGAAGACCCTATGAACGCCCCGCTGCGTATCAACGAAGCACTTCTGATTGCCGACCGCGCATTTAAACCATTCACATGCGTGGCCTGGGCTCCACAGGACGGTAATGGCGAACTCAGCCTGACCGTGATCGACCGGACCAGCACCAGCATTGGCCGCAGGCAGATCCCAAGCAGTGCTTATTCCGATCCTGCACAACTCGAATTGCTGCTGGAACAGGCCCGCGCCGAATTGAGCCAGGAAGGTTACGCACTGCAGTCGTGGTCGATGCCGTACTAATCGTTTTGCGGATTACTCCGGGGTAATCCGCGCCCTCCCCCGTTTTTAGTTGGGCTGCTCGCTCTCGCCCTTCTACACTAATTGCCCCGTTAGTTTGAACTTTTGTGCAGCGGATTCTTTGCAGGCTTGCCATTGGTTCGAAAAGACACTGTTGTGGCACACAGCGACTCTCCGTCTGTTAGTTATTGCAGTTGTGCATCTCCCCATTCAGGGATTGAATATTCTCCTTATATAGTCGCCACCCAAACTTCTGGATCAGGACGACTCGCAAGGAGATGCGGTTCATGCCAATCCAGTCCGCCATTGCCTACTCCGCCACCCGGAATATTGCCGGTACTCTCGATACGACATTTGCCGCCAACGGCAAAACCCAGGTGTATTTCGCCGACAGCCTTTCCAGCCTGGCCAATGACGTCGCCATCGATGGCCAAGGCCGCTTGCTGGTGGCGGCCAAGGTCGCCATGGCCGAAGGCAGTCGCTTTGGCCTGGCCCGCTTGCTGGAGGATGGTTCGGCAGACCTTGCGTTCGGCAAGCAAGGCAGTGTCATCGGGCAATTCGAATCGGGTTTCGAAGCCATGGGCGCCAAGGTACTGGTCATGCCCGACGGCAATATCCTGTTGGCCGGCCTGCAATACGAAAACGCCCATCGCACGCTCCCGGCCCTGGCATTGTTCGATCAGGAGGGGCGCCTGGTTCAAGGCTTTGGCGATAACGGTCGCCGTGTCGTGCGATTGCCTGGCGGCCTGTCCCTGGGCATGCGCGATGTCTGGCTGCCTCCCGGCGTGCCG contains:
- a CDS encoding heme utilization protein; translation: MNPTTALKPLAFALAAVMAFAAQADPVQGNGQGGNQQPNGPSLDQILQITSGAGAAVLDSQESSDSGVVNRGTKNDAIIDNSLNNSNGNMGANVAAGNGNQQDNAAALATADEAFIFGSAVTVSSATQKSTGNTARNHSNTNNTTLNNAGNSGSGNIGINVTTGDFNQQKNNLAIAVSGGRVAVAAAAANQSTSGLNVTNNARTDFVPVGVLGLSGITTQQVMTLEGWKPPVTNNASITSSMNNFSGNGGANVSSGVGNQQSNSLSIAAGCKSCP
- a CDS encoding C39 family peptidase, whose translation is MHKTALFALLCLSGLTQAAQMPVAALPGGVLVYKHVQSLRERRFSDIVEQKTDFSCGAAALATILRQAYWLDVDEEHIIKGMLVTADQDLVRTQGFSMLDMKRYIERIGMRARGYKIPPERLDAVTIPVVVLMEIRGYKHFVVLQRADKNWVYIGDPVLGHKRYSHDDFVKGWNGIVFAIIGPGYDKTNALRSPPEPLTAKNKMDNFNPVKDAELMDFGFIQSDFF
- a CDS encoding transporter, whose translation is MYRLVSLRAVICLCSLLPMAMVQAAPDPELEALKRELLELKQRYEVQQKALAVLEQRVRQVEEQPASPPPKRLVKSPADLKGNPNVATGTGAAAASGGAVGGSGSSYGQSLADDSQPAQSVSNLYDEASGFFGGGKFSVETGITYSRYDTRQLVLNGFLALDSIFLGAINLDRIKADTWTLDLTGRYNFNNRWQFDLNVPVVYRQSTYQSGGGNNGAANVTTEDTVKEDPAIGDVNFGIAYKFLDESANTPDAVATLRVKAPTGKDPFGIKLVRVDTNSNLAVPESLPTGNGVWSITPGISLVKTFDPAVLFGSLSYTHNLEESFDDISSNPALKTPGKVRIGDSFQIGAGIAFALNEKMSMSFSVSDLVQRKSKLKEDGGDWQSVVSSDANAGYFNIGMTIAATDNLTIVPNLSIGLTDDAPDFQFSLKFPYYF
- a CDS encoding sigma-54 dependent transcriptional regulator; translated protein: MSDAPVSRRLLVVDPCDDCYRLLPGLRAIGWDVDSCALEHAADRTCDVGLLRLQPFHLEHPEAVKELISRSGTEWIAVLNQEMLRLQNVGDFVCEWFFDFHTLPFDVSRVQVTLGRAFGMARLRGQGTVHVDQPEHELLGDSKPIRELRKLLSKLAPTESAVLIRGESGTGKELVARTLHRQSQRHSKPFIAINCGAIPEHLIQSELFGHEKGSFTGAHQRKVGRIEAANGGTLFLDEIGDLPLELQANLLRFLQEKHIERVGGSQPIAVDVRILAATNVDLEAAIEKKRFREDLYYRLNVLQVVTVPLRERHGDLSMLANHFSHFYSRETGRRPRSFSEDALIAMGKHDWPGNVRELANRVRRGLVLAEGRQIEARDLGLISQHTIAAPMGTLEEYKTRAERQALCDVLNRHSDNLSVAAKVLGVSRPTFYRLLHKHQIR